One Chitinivibrionales bacterium genomic window, CGGTGCGCCGCGTTTCTCGACCAAGTATCAAACCTCGACAAGGAACTCAAGAAGCGGGACGAAAAGGGCGGCGCGCCGGTCAAGGAGGCTGAGTTCAAGCCGCTGGCAAAGCGGCTGCGCGCCGACGTGAAGGCGTTTCTCGACGGCGGCCTTGCCTGGGCGCATTCGAAAACCCCTCCGTCGGCCGAGTTCCAGCTCGACTATGCCGCCGAGACTTTTTCGCAGAACGCGGCGGCTTTGTCTCTTGTCAACTCGCTTGCCGACGTGCAGGACTGCCTGCACCGGTTCTCGCAGCTTTGCGGCGACGGAGACCCGGACAAGGAACTTTCCGCGGAGATCCTTTCGTGCAACGACGCCGCATCGCAGCTCAAGGCGGATCTTACGTACCTTACCGCCGCGGCGACGGAAGATCACGTGTTCTGGGCCGAGGGCAACCTCGAAAAGGGCTGGATAAAACTGTGCGGCGTGCCGCTTGACGTCGGCGCCATCCTCGCTCCGCTGTGGGAGGCAAACGAAAGCGGCATGGTGTTCGCCTCCGCTACGCTTTCGGTGTGCGGCTCCATGGAATATTTCATGCGCAAGGTCGGACTTTCGGGCGGCCGCGCCGCCGCAACGCAATGCGAGGTGTTTGAAAGCCCGTTTTCCGCGTCGCAGGCGGTACGCTGCGGCGTGCGGAACGGACCGGACGTGGAATCGCCGCAGTATCCGGCCCACGTGGCCGATGCGGTGCTGCGGCTGCTTGGCGCATTTGACAAGAACATTCTCGTTTTGTTCACGGCCAACAGCATGCTCAACGCGGTGTACGAGCGGATCCGCTCGCAGGTGCCGAAGGACGACTGCACCCTTCTCGCGCAGGGTGTGTCGGGAAACCGTCAGGCCATCCTCGACGAATTCCTGCATACGAAGCGCGCCGTGCTGCTCGGCGCCGACAGTTTCTGGGAGGGCGTCGACGTGCCGGGCAAGGCATGCGAGATCGTGATCATCGCGCGGCTGCCGTTCCCGGTCCCCACGCACCCGCTCACCAAGGCGCTCTGCCGCAAGGTGGAGGAGGAGAAGGGCGAGTCGTTCATGTCGTATTCGGTGCCCGAGGCCGTGATACGGTTCCGGCAGGGGACCGGCAGGCTGATTCGCACGCTCGAGGACCGCGGCGCGCTCGTGGTGCTTGACAATCGCGTCTTCACCAAGGGATACGGAAAGCAGTTCACCGGCTGCCTCGACGGCTCGTTCACGCGCTTCGACACACTCGACGAAATGCTGAACGGAGTCAGGGCGTTTTTTGACGGAGAAACAACGGAAACTAAAATCACCTACGTCCCGATCGAGGAAGTATGAAACGGTTTTCCTTCTCTGCGGCGGTACTGTGCGCACTGTGGGGGTGCGGCGTTTATACCTTTTCAGGGTCAACACTGCCGGCCCATCTCAAAACCATGGACATCCCCCTGTTCGCCAACCAGTCCCTCATACCCGGCGTAGCCGAGGATATCACCAACCAGCTGTCGGCGCAGGTCGTTTCGATGAACCTGTTGCGGATTTCGTCTGGCCGCGGCGACGCGACGCTCCGCGGCAAGGTGGTCGAATATACCAATGCGCCGCGCACCTACGGCACGACCGCGGTGCGGCAGGTCACGGTAAGCGAATACGTGGTGAGGATCACCGTTGAAGTCGAATTCGTGGACAACAAATCGAATTCTCCGCTGTACAAGGGACGGCTGACGGGCGAGGGGGTCTATAATTTCCAAACACAGGCGGAAGCGGACGGCAGGAAAACCGCCGAAAGCGACGTGGTCCAGCAGATACTACAGAATTCCGTCCAGAGCTGGTGAGACCGTTATATAGCCTCCGCCGATCAAAACAGTTATCGCTCAGCAGCTTGTCTGATATTAAAACCGTTCGTGCTGAGCCCGTCGAAGCATGAACGGCTGCCCTCCGACATGATCAGGGCGAACGGACGCTAAAATATTTTTCACAAACATTTATGTTGCGCGTGCCGCATCAACACAAAAACCAATAATGCAACGTTGAAGGGTCAATTTTGACCTGCCTCCCTTCAACACTATTTTTTTCTTTGTGCTCTCTGTGACTCTTTAGCTGTTTTTATTGCTTAATACCGGCGCTCTCGCCTCGGCCCGCGTTCGCGGCCGCCGTCGTGGTGACGCTGCGACGGAACTGATTCGCGGTCCCATGCCTTGTTCACGCGCAGGGGTCTGCCGCCGAACTCCTTGCCGTTGAGATCGGTGATCACCTGGTCGGCGTTGTCCATCTCGATGAACCCGAAGCACCGCGAGCGGTGCCGCTTGCCGTGGGTGATTATTTTTACGGAATGGACGCTCCCGAGCTTTTCGAAATGCTCCTTGAGCTGGGCTTCGGTCGCGTCATAGGGAAGGTTGCTCACAAAAATTTTCTCAATCAAATGTTCCTCCTGAATACGGTTAGAAACGCCCGTCCGCCGGCATGGTGCGCCGGGAGCGGTTCAAAACAATAAAAGCCTGCCCATGCCGTATGGGCAGGCAAGTGATCAGGTATGGGGCCCTTAGGCCTGATCTACCAGGAGCGCCGCTGCTCGCCGAATCCGCCTCTGCCGCCGCCGCCGCGCTTGCGGTCCTCGCGTTCGCGCGCCTCGTTGACCGTAAGGGTGCGTCCGCCGAATTCTTTTCCGTTGAGCTGGGCGATCGCCGCGTCAGCGTTTTCCATCTCGACAAAGCCGAATCCGCGCGAGCGGCCGGTGTCGCGGTCCTTGATGATGGTGACTGCCGTCACTTCGCCGAATTGGGCGAACAGGGTCTTGATTTCCTCTTCGGACGAAGAGAAACTCAGGTTGCCGACATAGAGCTTTTTAGGCACAACTTCCTCCTAGTACTTTAAAGTGGACTGTATGACATGTTCCTAAGGGCAAACAGGTGGAACCCGGCGCGATAGGAATTTATTCCAATTTACTTTTAAGCATCCCCGCCGGCGTCTGCCGGCATCTGGTCGAGCCACTGCTGGAGGGTGCTGATGATTTTTTTCGCCTGCTCTGCGCTGGAGATGTTGAATTTGGACTGTTGCCGGTAATCGTCGTTCCGTTTGCGGTATCTGCGGATGGTGAAGAGGACGGGGCCATACTTCTGGTTGGCGGGTTCCCACTGCTGATACTTGAACATGATCGTCGCCCACGATCCCTTGGAGAGGATGACCTTTTCGAGCTCCTTTACTAACTGGACGCCGTTTTCCTCGTAATTGATGGTGATTTCTTTTACATCAGACGGCATACTGCGGTTCCTCGGCCCGCGGGATCGCTTCAACTCCTACATTGCTCCAACTGCACCGTGCCTTCGCTTTGCGGCGGAAAGCACCTGTACAAAGATACAACCTACAATACCGCAAAGCAAGATTTTCCTTTTTAGCGTCTGCGGGCTTGTATTGCCCGGCGCCCGGCCGACAACGTAGTTTAGAGTACCGTGCAATAAAGCGGCGCGTCCGGCCGCAATCATTTCTCATTGTGGAGCAACCATGAAATTCGCGAAACTGGAAGGCATCGCAAACGACTTCATCATCACGGCGGATACGCTCGGCGGCGGGGCGGCCATGCTCGAGAACGTTCGCACGCGGTCTGCGCCCCTGTGCGACCGGAGAAGGGGCATAGGTGCCGATGGCGTGCTGGTCGTGCTTCCTTCTAAAAAAGCCGATTTTGCCATGCGTATTTTCAATGCCGACGGAAGCGAGGCGGAAATGTGCGGCAACGGCATCAGGTGTTTTGCGCTGTATCTTAAAAAAACTGGGTTGTGGAACAATCCTCACCTTGCCGTGGAGACACTCAGGGGCGTGGTAAAAACTTCGTTTGAAAACGGCATGATCCGGGTGGACATGGGGCCGCCCATACTCAGCGCGCCTCAGATCCCGGTGGCCAAAGCGTCGGGCGAGGCGGTCATGGAGCGGGTAACAGTTGATAAAAGGGAGTTTCTCGTCACCGCGGTTTCCATGGGCAACCCGCACGCAGTGGTCTACGCCGACGAGCTTTCGGACGAGCTGGTGCTAGGGTACGGGAAAAAACTCGAATCGCACCCGTTTTTCCCCAACAAAGCCAATGTCGAGTTTGTAAAAGTGCTTTCGGACAGCGAAATAACGATGCGCGTATATGAACGCGGGTGCGGGGAGACCATGGCCTGCGGCACCGGCGCATGCGCAAGCGTGGTATCCGGCGTTCTCAACCACAGGCACGGCACAAATGTAGCGGTCCACCTGCTCGGCGGCGACCTGCAGGTGGAATGGAACGGCGAAAGAAAATCTCCGGTATATATGGTCGGTCCAGCGGCTTGGGTGTATTCCGGGGAGATAGACCTATAATGGCGCATCCAATAAATAAAAAATGGATTAAATATTCCGGTCTGTGTGAAACCGGCAATTCTGCCCGATTACATGAAAAAATGTCCTGCATGTTTAACCGGTTATCTCCTTATTAATATTTTCTGCCAGTCTTTTAGAAATCGAATCACTTTTTAAATTGAACGAAAATGAAATTATTTGGCATTACGAATGCAAATTATTATTTTGGATGGCGTTACAATGTTTTCCAAATTGAATCTTTCATCTGAAAAAATCATATTTTCACGCAATATTTTTAAATAAATGTCCGTAATAGGCAAGATTATTGCAATACCGGGGGAAGATTCGACCGCGCTCGCGCTTCCGAAGGTTTTTGCAATTCCGTGATTGTGAAACATTTTTTCCTTTAAAAGAGTCAAAGTAAATTAAAAAGCGGCTTTTTCTGCGCGGGAATGGTAAAATTAATAAAATATTGAAAGTTGGATATAATGAGAATCGCGACATTGCTTTCCGAAAGAGATTCATTGGATCTCTATCTGGATGAGATAAAAAACAACCGCACCCTTTCCGGGCACGAAGAGGCGGAAATTGCGGTGCGCATCCATAAGGGCGACAAGAAAGCGCTTGAAAAACTTGTCAAGGCCAACTTGCGGTTTGTGGTTTCAGTTGCGCGTAATTACCAGAACCAGGGCCTTCCCCTCAATGACCTGATCAACGAAGGAAACCTCGGGCTCATCAAGGCGGCCAAGAAATTCGACGAGAAGAAGAATTTCAAATTCATCTCCTACGCGGTATGGTGGATCCGGCAGGCCATTCTCAAGGCACTGGCCGAGCAGTCGCGGATCATCAACGTGCCGCTGCACCGAGTGGGGACCATTTCCGACATCGGCAAGGCGCAGAACAAACTCGAGCAGGAGCTCGAGCGCGTTCCCACCGCCTCGGAAATCGCCCGCGAGATGGGAGTTGACGAAAGGG contains:
- a CDS encoding RNA polymerase sigma factor RpoD/SigA; translation: MDLYLDEIKNNRTLSGHEEAEIAVRIHKGDKKALEKLVKANLRFVVSVARNYQNQGLPLNDLINEGNLGLIKAAKKFDEKKNFKFISYAVWWIRQAILKALAEQSRIINVPLHRVGTISDIGKAQNKLEQELERVPTASEIAREMGVDEREVTDILRIGNRHVSLDKPVQNDEDFRLIDSLHNHDQELPDHGAIKTSLSGEIEKLLDTLSQSEKEVIKLYFGIGEDTAHTLEEIGKRVHLTRERVRQIKQKGLRRLRNSYRSKKLKSFV
- a CDS encoding RNA-binding protein translates to MPKKLYVGNLSFSSSEEEIKTLFAQFGEVTAVTIIKDRDTGRSRGFGFVEMENADAAIAQLNGKEFGGRTLTVNEAREREDRKRGGGGRGGFGEQRRSW
- a CDS encoding LptE family protein, with protein sequence MKRFSFSAAVLCALWGCGVYTFSGSTLPAHLKTMDIPLFANQSLIPGVAEDITNQLSAQVVSMNLLRISSGRGDATLRGKVVEYTNAPRTYGTTAVRQVTVSEYVVRITVEVEFVDNKSNSPLYKGRLTGEGVYNFQTQAEADGRKTAESDVVQQILQNSVQSW
- the dapF gene encoding diaminopimelate epimerase; translated protein: MKFAKLEGIANDFIITADTLGGGAAMLENVRTRSAPLCDRRRGIGADGVLVVLPSKKADFAMRIFNADGSEAEMCGNGIRCFALYLKKTGLWNNPHLAVETLRGVVKTSFENGMIRVDMGPPILSAPQIPVAKASGEAVMERVTVDKREFLVTAVSMGNPHAVVYADELSDELVLGYGKKLESHPFFPNKANVEFVKVLSDSEITMRVYERGCGETMACGTGACASVVSGVLNHRHGTNVAVHLLGGDLQVEWNGERKSPVYMVGPAAWVYSGEIDL